The proteins below come from a single Oncorhynchus gorbuscha isolate QuinsamMale2020 ecotype Even-year linkage group LG12, OgorEven_v1.0, whole genome shotgun sequence genomic window:
- the LOC123990721 gene encoding cAMP-dependent protein kinase inhibitor beta-like has translation MTDVEPVVTDFAATGRTGRRNAVPDITGAGPADLSDKLAELSVVDDGGEGGECTSSGSPPNCPIEGEEKAEGT, from the exons ATGACTGATGTGGAGCCTGTTGTCACTGATTTTGCAGCCACGGGGAGGACTGGCCGGAGGAACGCTGTACCTGATATCACTGGGGCAGGGCCTGCTGACCTGTCAGACAAACTAGCAGAGCTCTCTGTTGTAG ATGATGGAGGAGAAGGCGGAGAGTGCACGTCCTCTGGAAGCCCACCGAATTGCCCTATAGAGGGTGAGGAGAAGGCGGAGGGGACGTAA